The genomic region AATGGGAGGTAATGTGGACTCTTGGTAAACTTTAATTGGTTCATTCACATGGTAAAATTCTCTTTCCCTACCCATCTTCCAGATGTTATGTTTTAAAGGGGCTTCAGCAGGCTGCCAGAAGTTTTAACAGAGAGATGGGTCCTAGAGGCCTGTTAAGTGCTGAGCCAGCAGGGAAATGCATTGGTTAGGGGTTTATATGCTTTGGAAGGTAAGCAAGGtactacaaaaaagttggttggtTGTACTGGTAAGCAAGGTATTACAAAAAGTTAGTTAGTTGTACTGAGAGTTTTTAGCCTTTGCTTGCTGGGTAGGTTAAGAGTGAAACATTGGTAAACTGAATTTGCAGCAAATGCTTCTCCCTTTAAGACTATTggctggagccagtttggtgtagtggttaagagtggcagatctctaatctggagaaccatgtttgattccccactcctccacttgaagccagctgggtgacctagggtcagtcacagctcttccagagctctctcagctgcacccacctcagagggtgattgtcatgaggataatagtaacacactttgtaaaccactctgagtgggcattaagttgtcctgaagggtggcatataaatcaattatgattatcattatcattatcatattatcattatcattatcattattaaattttataattgcagaatgaaactttccctcCCCCTACAGCTCACTGATCTCCACAGAATGCTGTTTCTGGAGGATAGAAGACCCTGAAAAATGGCATGAGGAGAGTCtacaaggggaaggggaattgGTGGGAATTGCCaaattagtctggatccaagccatgtcTGGTCAACTAGTCACCTTGGAAAAGGATAGCTTAAAATGAACAATGAATTTTGTACTATTTGTGGAAAGAATGGGATCCTGTAGCCCACACAAATATCTGGCAAGATCTGGATAGTGCCAGGGATTATTGATGTTTGATAGGCCCACTAAATTAAGATCCTGAGGCCATCCTCTAATCCACTGTTTGATGCCTtgaagatgagcaggaagagtAGATTAAACATTCAGGCATTGAGCTGCTGTTGTGTTGGGGCGGCAGCAGCACTACATGCCTCTTGCCAAAACCTGGAGGCTTTCACATCTAACATGGAGACTCTAGTGCCCCCTCTTTGCATTTGGGAATCTGTCCAGTGAAGAAAATAGAATTATGCAGTTCTGGAAAACCATTTGGTTTAGGTTGTCAGCATTTTAAAAGTGGCTGTGCACTTCCTGTTGTGTACTGTTgtgtctttttgtttttgtatttatttatccttatACCCATATCTTTTTGGAGGAAGTCTTGGCATTGTTTGGCTGTCAATATGAGAAAACTGAAGTCTGGATGTGTAATCAGTATGTTTTAGCATCTGGTACTAGCAATGATTTTTAAACCAGCAGGGTTTTCTGTACTAATTAAAAGTGACACCATAACAAAATAGAGCAAGTTAAGAACTATGGAAACAGACTTGTACAGGACAATTCTCACACACCctttacatattttttttaaagggcaacTTTCCATGGTGGCCCTCAAAGGAAGGCTTTTTCAAGGATTTGGTAGTCATGTTCAGTCAAACAGGGTCTTACAGCCATGAACTAGTAATGCTAATGAGAAATATGTCTCAGCATTCTAATTTGAGCGTgtgcttgtttttatttaaatgtttggGAGAGTtgaattgtgtgtgttttaaaaaaatgtttttcagatatTTTTTGAAAGTGAATGGTAGGGATAACCAGGGGCTAATATCCTGGGGCTACAATCCAGCCCCTGTTTTCTCCAGAATAGGTCCTGATCTCAAGCCTTCCACTGAATTATATACCTTGGTCACTGCCTACAGTACAAGTAGAGGCACAAGCTAAGGGATCTTGTACTCCTCACGTGTGGATGACAGGAGCTTTAGCAAAGCCATCCTCTTGCATATTTCAACTGTATGCTGTGAACAACTGAGGTATatggcggggggaggggtggaTTCCAGTAATGTTGCTTGCTGTTCACACTAGAGTGGGGTGGGTAAAAGGTCCATCTCAGCTAGCATGAGAGTCAGTTGATGGAACCAATGTTATTGCTTTTTCAGTCCTTGCTATTAAAATTGTGTTACCAGTCAGCTGTATCCCACTATGGTAGACTGGAACATAAGCAGCACAGGTTGTAATGAAGTTACAGCACTAGAGTTGTTCACTTCTGTTTTGTGCAGTGTAGTTGTTGCCACCTGTAAGCAGTTTATAACTACCCTGAAAGATCTATGCGGCTAATGCTATTCTTTTCTGCAAGCAGCATTTGTGCATATAGAACCATGGAGTCACATACTAGAAACCAAACAAAATAGCATGTTCTCAGATCAATGCTATATGCAAGATGTTAGTTCCAAATAGATGTTGACTGTGTAATGTTTTTTCTCAATCACAGTGAATAAATTGAAGGTTGCCCTATAAAAGTAAATTGCCTCTCATGTACCACTACCATTTTTTAGTCCTGATCATatctttttgttattgttgttgttgtttgttttgtttaaggATTCATGATCCGTAAAAGAAGAGAGACTGGAATACCCTTACAGCCCAATAACACAGAAGAGACTAATGGAAAACTAGAGATGAAGACTAATAAAAACCTTGTTAATACCAGTAATATAGAAGTGCCTATTTCATTAACTCAAGCAAGTAAGATCTCTGGTGATAGTGGGGTCAGCCCACCTCTAATGACTGTGAAGACCATTACTACTTTCACCTCTCAACTTACAGCAGGAACTGCAGACCTAAGTGGAATTCATAACAATATAACCCCAAGTAGTAATAAACCAGCGGCTATAGTCCCAATCACCTCTTTAGTTCCCACCATCTCCCCTCATATAAAAGAATCTGCCACATATTTCCATATTGTTAAGAGTACAGCAGGTTCAAAAGGAACAGGTAACAAGGAGCCAACATTTGGACCAACTGAGAACATGACATCAATAGAACTTCTTTCTAGCAGGTCTGAATCCATAAAAGGGAACCATTTAGTGTCCCCCCTATCCTCAACTACTAATCCCAAAATTTCTGTACTAACGAGCTCTGTAAGAAGTCGCTCACAACCAGCAAGCTTTGTTGTGGAAACTACCCATAGTCCACAGACATTGGAAACTCATTCAACAGTTACAAATACATCTCTAACAACTGCTAGAGCAACCCAGAGTCTATCAACTGCTCATTCAACAATTATCAACATGACTCTGACAACTGCAGGAGCAACACAAATGCCATCAGTGACAAGACCCCATTCAACAGTCATCAGCACAGCTCTGACAACTGCAGGAGCAACACAAATGCCATCAGTGACAAGACCCCATTCAACAGTCATCAGCACAGCTCTGACAACTGCAGGAGCAACTACTGCAACAACAAAGTCAGATGATAAGACAACTCTGATAGACAGGGCAAAATCTAATCCAGTTACGGTAACTCCCATAGTCTCTACAAAGGATTCTGAAACCTCCATTACTACACAGCAAACAAAGACTACCAGCCAACTTGTTATGGCACCAACTCACACCACTCCATCAGTGCTTACAGTTACAAGCCCAGCAACATTGCccaaatcagcaactgtacaagGAAAAGATCAGCAAGGCTTAAGTAGTGAGAGTATCTATCAGCAGGTAGATGTCAGTTTGCTCTTAGCACTTCTTTTTGGAGTCCTATTTTTCATAACAGTTTTAGTTTTATTTGCCATACAGGCCTATGAGAGCTACAGGAAGAAAGACTACACTCAAGTGGACTATTTAATCAATGGGATGTATGCAGACTCAGAAATGTGAAAGCAGTAGAGTTGCAAAGGGAGATTCTTattacacactctctctctctctcagatttGAAAGCCCGCAATGGCTTGGCTTTCAGTGCCCTGTTTTGCCTCAAAGATCAATTGAAAGTGCTTCCAAATTACTTCTGGTGCAATGTAGGAGAAATGCCATGCATTCTActgtaaagtatttttttttaaactcaccATTACAGGTTGCCATGgatatattatttctaaaactacAGTATCACTTTTGTTGTGCCAGTTTAGTTTGCCATTGCAAAGCAGCATTAATGTTGCAAGCAACCTTCATATAAGGACTTTGTGGCTTCCTAGGCCGAGTTCCTCAGGTTTTGTTAACATTATACCTTTTCCTGTGACACAAATAATGGAAAAGGAGTGATTCCATGTTTTTTGGAGTTCCAGCATGCCTGATGCCGAAAGTTGCACAGAGACTGTGATAGCAGCTGCTACTCCAAATGGTGTACAGAGTAGCAAATCAGATGCTGGTAGCAATGCCCAAAGTAGTATCAAGGGCAAACCTTTTTACACAGCTTGGTACCTCTTTGTAATGGTACGTTTCACTTTGCTACTTGCTACAGCACTAAATCAGCCATGAGGGATGCTGCTAGTTCAAGAGCATCTAAACGAACTATTTGTTTACAGAACAGAAAGGTTTGGATAAAAAGCTGTTTAGAATTACTAAGCATTCCTATTACCCTCTGTTGGGGGTAATTTTAGTGGAAcagccatcttgttttcctgagtTCCTTGATTATTTAAAGGAAAACACAGCTGTTTACTAGCCCCTATTAATGCTGTGCTATTTCCTAATCATGATGGCTTTTTCCTGAGGTACCTCTGCACCTCTATATGATTTTATTTTTGTACTCACTGAATAAATGAAATGGTAGAGCGTGTTTAAAAGTCAATGGCTCTGTTTTTGGTTCACtcaccttttttttcttcttccatacCTGCCTTTGACCACAGAACTCACAAAGTTCCAAAGCACATCTGTCACTAAGAGTGGGGTGGATACATGGGgaacatgaggactttgtaaaGCATAGTTATGCCCTTTTAGACTGTGTTAATGGAAATGGTTTAACCAGTGATTATTTAAAAAGAACCCACACATACCTACTGCCCCATtttctctcagtggaggactgAAAGAGCAATGGACCTTTGACTTTTTCTTCCATGTGTGTGTTTGTCCCTTAAAGAACGTATAAACTATATGTGCTCTTACTCTTTAATATTAGCTTAATTTTATGCTTGATATTTTTTCAAAATCATTCAAATGTTTATCAGATGAGTTCAAGTATGCAAATATATGGTGGTTTTTCTCACACGAGCATGGTGTAGGAAAGAGAAGGGAACTTCaccaatacttttaaaaaaaattattaagaaTTTTTAGAGCCAAAGgtaaaaaattaacaaaaaaatgaaaaaagaaaagtagAAATACAAAGCtgacaaaaggaaaataaaaaatataaagaagTGACTTCTGATTTTCTCTATGTTAAACACAAGTAAAATCACAAGCTTAACACTCTATAATTACAAAAAGTAAGGGTCTTCTTTTTCTGTTATCCAATTTCTCCCCCCTAatcatcaaatccacaaatcattagctcttttttttctgtttatgcaAAAAGTCTGTAAGTGGTTTCCAGTTAGCAATAAATGTAGATaaagtcttttctctaatcaaagaagtaagtttagccatctctgcaagTTCTATCATCACCAACTGTTCCTCTGTTGTGGTTAATGTCaaaattttccatttttgtgtgtATAATAATCTACCATACTTTTAATATTTCCTGGATCAATTCagcaagcagcagcagagctACATTGAATGTATCTCTGGTGACCAAAGATGCAAAGGAAGTTAGCTTGGCACAAATTGAATGGGCTACCCTTAAAAATTCAGCTTAATAAAGTAAAGATGTAGATAGATAATTGTGCAAGAGAAAGAATCAGAGGGTTTGGAATAAGACTTCATGAATAAGTAAAAGTAGCAGCTACAAGAGCATATTGCTCTTTGATAAGTAATTTGATAACACTTTTATTAACAGGAAGGGGGTTGTCAGCTCAGACATCTGAAACTATGGTTTGTTTAAATAATGGTGAATGTGATGATctgaacatatatatatatatatatatatatatatatatatatatatatatatatatatatatatatatatatatatatatatatatatatatatatatataagtgtcctgactgactcatcaacacccagcccccacccctggaCCTAgcaacatgaaatttggggagaacattgctttcatgatataaacacccactaagaatggattttaagaaattcatcccctaagggggtaaaaagaggtcaaatatgttttcccaaaggaatacagcttccctgtgtggctggcaggctactgcctgcttacacccccgcccactgccagctcagccactcttccctgattgggtcatcctttcaaggtcatttgcatatgcaagctgattggggctcaccacattccacacttcatccccctccccccgagACAGTTAGAACACAGATGTCATTTGCGTAtgtggcctagggttgccaggccccctcaacctcctggcggggcataggggcctggcacttaccttgggggagaggggggtgcacaCGGGAGCATGCAGCACCACGGGGGAGCACGCAGGGAAGGTGCCCCccctgctggttaggtaagtggaggcggggtgtggggagcggggaaggggatcccccacccccgccggaggtctggcatccctaaacagtaggcagttgctattgggagtcattgaatgtgtcctgaggtaaaatgcacctcccagtcttccccacaAAGGTCACCAGGATTACCAATCTCCCTGCAggacctggctttcctgtgtggctgacaggctcctgccggcttgcacccccctctctctgagaactaagctacaagagacacatTACACAAGGATAAGCACATGAaaagagtcacaatgttagccgggaagctgagttttaaaagagattggaaggctttgtcaatttcccctctctacagagccagggagatcccagcTTACATGGGATCTCTTCACATGCttatccttgtgtaattcatctcttgtagcttagctctgattggtcagctgtggaactctgtgttctaaagtaaaaatcaggaaaagaaaactgcagacagttgaagaaagacggtacaagactcctgaataggggtaACACGCATCGCTTTAGTCAAACACCTTTATGAAGCtcgagtactatgctattatactacaaaaccaactcaagaaaataaacacaaaccaaaaaatgttatagATCAATAAGtactataactggatttaaagtagttaaatacaatagcgaagcatgggtatcaagccaGTTAAGTATAAATAGTTAAGGtatgtcagaccaggatctgaaaGCATGGTTTGAAGTTGTTTATTAATGACAGGCTTAACTAAGGCTTTCAAAGTGTACTAATGTTGACATCTTATACACTAATAATTAAGTAGAaaagatctgaggatacttaaatctggagactggagccataaacagacaagacaaattACCCTACACATCTAAAAAAAATACCCCAAGTCTGCAGACAATctcaaatctttaaaaaaaaaatacattgagggtttcaaaaactttaaaatgataaaaaagtgcctgtagctttaaccagatgtcctcagtggctgaagctaggcaaccataagagttcagccagtattccaggcttgggttCTGTCGGTAAAagacagggggaggggcagggccttttcagggtGTTTCAGACTTTGAGGGGGGACTTATTGGGACCAGGCCTGGCACCAACCATAGGGtaacttgcatgattcacccaggcctggctacttgctacttttcaacagcagcacccccaccccacaagccagtgttgtgtagtgtcagggctagcagcagccgccactgggcagggcgctgggcggtctgctcctgacatcaaaggggggccagggattctacaggaccctgctctgtgggaggaggggcggtatacatcacccggactccctctcagcccactcgctggcctgctcaacctggcctgcttaccatctgcatcctccatcaccttcgcctcccagaactctcctccaagcctccactcttgcattgctctgctctcactccacatcctcactccttactcacacccaccaccccagagctcttcccagccaccctttatagggcttcctgtctccaccccgccctccttccaggcttgttccctctcctgaccaggcccaggtgtttccctccaaccactaatcccttctgggctcctttgcctagatggcagggtggggttgagtgtgagccatccccagctgagggcttcttggccttgctcacgaggggctgccccagccagcctctgagctactgaacttgcctggccttgctcacgaggagctgccttagccagcttccgtgctgcctgcttggcaatgctgggcggggctacccatctcctcccccaaaatgcctgtggcagccccccctgtagaggcttggcttctagcaactcctgagccaggctgctgtcttctagccctggcgtggccctgggctgtctcaagctgctgcagcaggggtagctggctgggctgccgggatcagccgcagctgcaccatgttggctggctactgggcttctctggctgagctgattagggaagctgggcccagctgcggcccgttggctggctgcccagctcttcccacagagtgccctcagcagctccacctggaggggctggcttctgagcacctcctgagtcaggttgccctcttcaagctggggtggatgctggggcgtggctctgagttgctgtggctgcttctccccctttgcaggtaagggccctgtttgggctgctgctgggtcccaattcttcctgcctctgccctctccctttggtgtaggcaggttccggccctggctgctggctgaggtggcaggactgctgtctcctggctgcctccccctgcttcctcttgttgaggccgggggctgtgcctcaaaCCCGgacatgtagtggttagagtttcagagaaggatgtgggagacccaggttcaaatcaccactctgctgtggaagctcattgggtgatttTGAtagagtcacacactctcagcctaacctgcctctcagGGTGTTATGAGGACAAtaaggaggcaaggagaatgatccAAGATGCTTTTTGGAGAAAGGcactatataaatgaagtaaattaagaaatgtaAGTGAATATAGggagacagataaaaggtaagtttttagtgggtttgaaagagagaaggatgtagggaaaggtgagcatatggaggctgccaggaaggaaagaggaaatagtgtggggaaggcaATTCAggaaaaagtgaagtacccctgcAAGTTCCTTGCTGGTTCCCCACAATGCAACTGTGTCTGGCTCAGCTGGTACCACTCAACTGGGCCATAGAGGAAAggctgctgggaggggaaggggtaaAGGTGAAGATGAAGATAGACAAAGGTGgatggaaaggagaggagaaatcaggaaaaggggaagaggctaTGAGGAGGCAGGGAAGAGAAAAAAGGCATCGTTGGGGAGGGAAAATTAGATCCTCCCTTGcaaatccttgtgggtccccacttgtcatatatctaattccaaaCTGGATCATAGAGTGTGGATTAATAGATCATCAAAATGGAGTTAGGGACAGGTAGGAAGATTTCACAATAAACCTGAAGGCCCAAATTTACAGAAAAATCCCccaaaaattaaaaattgggaCACTAAAGCTCGCCTAAATAATAGAAACACTGGTAACTTTAAGAAGAGAATGCCCACTTAGCTTTCAGTTGCCATTTTCAAAGTCACTAGACAACAACACTGCTGAGCTtcaaagccttggtttctgtaaagcaaaactGCAAGGGTGGACTTGGAGGCCAAAACATCCTTGCAAATTCTGTCCCCCTTCCCTGTCATGGCCTGTGATTTGGGAAGACTCAGCAGTGACCACCAGAGACTCACTACCCACAATGTTTGACCCAGTGGCCATTGTAAAACCAGGCCCAACTTGGTGGTCACTGTACCAATCAACCAGACTTTTCTTGGGAGAAGCTGccaggggcaggggggaaggagggaaagatgaagatGGGAGCAAACAGAGGTAGATAGGCTGGTGtgtgggaagaaaagaaggaagcaggaagatGGTGGCAGCTACCggggaagagaaaaagggaaacaggaaaatgagatgcccctgtaTATCCCTGCAAGTCCCCTGCTTGTCCTGATTTAATCCTTGTTCCCTGACACCCTGCTTACTACAGTGCAAActgggaagccagctgggtctTTGCGATTGAAAGAGCAAAGATGGTTTAAGCCAGTATTTGTCAAGGAGCTGAATTTTGATTTCAGAAAATAACCATATTTAAAATGAAAGCATGGTTTTGGGGTATTTCTGGTGAAATTTACTTTCCAGATTGAATGAGAATCAGCAGAGACTTACCATGTCTGCTTCAACAAACAGAATTAAGGGGAATGGACCCTGAGCCTTCATGAAGTTTGGAGAGCAGGACAGGTGGCAAGTCCCTCCtcctcttgcttttaaaaaatgagacaaAGGGTTCAGTTCGCATCCTGCTCTCAGCACAAGAGTACGGGGGTGAAACTGCATCTTCTAATGCAGCTGTCCATGTGTGTCTGCCTATTAACAAAAGGCTGGGTTTTTCCAATTTTAATGTAAGCCTGCACAGCTTTTGTGATTCTTGTGATTCTCTTGTGATTACTTGCACTTGCAGAGAGGAACCAAGAGGTTGTGCTGTTGTGCTGTTCATGTGATACGTAGATTCAGTCTCCAAACACAAAGCAAAATATTCTGGAAAACAAAACATGGTGGTTCCCTGACTGCTATTCCTCTCATTCCCGTGGTTCCCTCCCCTGCCATGAACTGTATTTGAGAGAGCAATTAAGATGGTAGAGTAGATAACCCAACACACTGTTGACATCAGTTAAAAAGTTGGAAGTTATTAGGGTAGGATTGTGTATGCATTAAAAAATATAGAACAAGCATTTCCTGGTTCATAAAGCATTTAACTCTAGTCATGCTGGGGCAGGCAAAAGTTCTCAAATATAACACATGTAATAATTGTAGAGCCATGGCCCTGCAATTTGGATTTCTCTCACCACCCCCACCCTCTCCCATGCATGAGCAATACAGGATCTTAATATCAGTAAGATGAGAAATAATGTGGTGTCATGTGACACTACAAAACACCAGAATATAGGTCTCTGTCCAGACGAGCTTACAAACTAAAATTTACTATAATCGAGACAGCTAGAAAAATGGAAATCTGTTTTCATTCCACTGCATATACTTAAGCTTAATTTCAGTAGGAACTGTGCACTAAGGAGTTTGTGCtcaccctgccctgtggaaagAATGAGCTAAGGACAGAAGCATAGGGCATGAAGACAGTGATCAACTATATCAATGGAAGAGAGTTCAAGGTGGATGAGGACGAAGCAGAGTGATTTTAGTGAGGGCAATTTAAGTGATGTGCAGTGGGTAGAAGTTGTAGGGGATCAAAAAAGAAGGAAGCTAATACTGTAGAAGTAAGTAGTATTCCCTAGGACTCTGGGACAAAGGATAGAAAGGAATAGGGAATTAGTGTATTTTGAATGCAGCAGGGGAAAATTTAGGATGTGGGGGATCTAGCAACCAGAAAGTGAGGATGGGCTGGAGGGACTGGCTAATATCAACAGGGTAGTCATTTGAGATGGGAGATAGAGGATAGAGGGAAGTTTTAGGAGAGAGAACTGGAAGAGATGGAGAGGAAGCAGATTGCATTGCTTCTATTTTATCACAAAGAGGAGCCAAAGTCTTGAGTGGAATGCAAGGAGATGGTGGGACAAGTTTTAGTATGACATTAAACATGGAGAAAAGACACTGAGGTTTCCTAGAGTTGACATGGATACATGAGATGTAATGGTGCTTtggtaaataaaataacataaataggatagacagaataaaaatcaaatatGGAAATGTTTGTTATATAACTGTTAATAcacattctgattttttttagtgTTACTATAATTAAGGGAAGTTAAAATTGCTATGGTAGTTCTTCTCTGTAGCTCATTTGCTTGTGTTGATCTGAAGTCTTTATTTAGGTCAACTCTTCCTTGACTTGTTATATAACTTTCAGGCATTGACACATACATGGTCTTACTTACTCCTAAAACTTCAGAGGAGAAGCCAAGCAAAACAATGCTACTAGTGAAGAACAGTATGCTCTGTGAGATAGGCCCCAGATTAAGAAACTCTGGACCAGTTATACCTTCCAAATGCTTTTTAATGGGACTACATGTAGAATTAGAAGTAGCAAGATCTTTTGTTCCTTTTTAGGAGAAGGTACAGCTTTCATTCCACCTGGGTATTCAGAAGTAGTATTCCCATGCTGCTAGACTGCTCCTTAAGAGGGAGTGTGACTCCATCCTGAACAAATCTAACATCAGTCCCAAGACTACCTGATCTTCCAGCCGTTaacataaaattattttatatggaATGTGTTTCACAAATAATGGAATATCAAGAGAACTCCCTCCCTCTGGGGACCAGCAGGCAATACATTTCTCACTCTTGGAAACAGCTCCACCTGACAGCATTGTACTGATGCAATAGAGGCAGAACCTTTCTTTGCCACCATCAGTGCTATGGAGCAGGCCATAAAATGAGTTCTACGGAACATGCTTTTCCCACTTGCCCTGAGTGGTCTTCCACTCTTGACCTAGGTCCCTAGCCAACACTCAAGTCTCCCTACTATAATAGGCAGCTGACTGAGCAGTGAGAGGGTGTTTCTAGGAGGGATCATGTTGAGCATCTTGGAACATTTCCATTTTCCAAGTGAACTAGGGATGTAACAGTAGGAAACTTCCTATTCTGAATAAATTCCTGAAACTGTGTCAGTCAGAATGAGGTACAAACAGAATTAGGAGATTGTTGGATGGGATACCAGGAAAAGGGCATGAAATCTTTGATGAACCACAGCAACTCCATCTCTTTGTCCACTGAGCTGTACTGAGGACATAATTAAGAAGGATATAATTAAGAAAAATAAACATCTTCTCCAACCAGGTCTAGGTAATACAAGTCAGGCCAGCTTCCTTACCCAAGAATTTATGTTTTTTCAGTTTGCCTAGCACTGATCAGTAGTGGCTGTAGCATAATAGTTAAGTGAATCAGCACtgtgttggttcaaatcccagtactgccatgaactcaccaggtggccttgggaaagccacacctctcagccccagctccccagctgtattgtggggattataataatcAGTGATCATgtctgctgctctgagtggggcacatctgtctagaagagtgggttgctgctgctgctgttgttagtCTTGATGGACACAGCAGCCAGAAAAGGGGCTCCTTGATGCTTGTGATGAATAGCATGTTAATGGAGTATACATCAAGACAAACTACTGACAGAGAAATGATTGAGATGGAGAATGTTAGTTTTGGCATGTAAAATTTCATTTCAG from Eublepharis macularius isolate TG4126 chromosome 2, MPM_Emac_v1.0, whole genome shotgun sequence harbors:
- the C2H11orf24 gene encoding uncharacterized protein C11orf24 homolog isoform X1, which gives rise to MRTAVVFFLLISLCISENKDSILKWSGAQIARINLLSSEKHCKQACRGTTVSGNHSCWSVFYQNRCVLLRCPQLSTCQNASTQDIKELMGGFMIRKRRETGIPLQPNNTEETNGKLEMKTNKNLVNTSNIEVPISLTQASKISGDSGVSPPLMTVKTITTFTSQLTAGTADLSGIHNNITPSSNKPAAIVPITSLVPTISPHIKESATYFHIVKSTAGSKGTGNKEPTFGPTENMTSIELLSSRSESIKGNHLVSPLSSTTNPKISVLTSSVRSRSQPASFVVETTHSPQTLETHSTVTNTSLTTARATQSLSTAHSTIINMTLTTAGATQMPSVTRPHSTVISTALTTAGATQMPSVTRPHSTVISTALTTAGATTATTKSDDKTTLIDRAKSNPVTVTPIVSTKDSETSITTQQTKTTSQLVMAPTHTTPSVLTVTSPATLPKSATVQGKDQQGLSSESIYQQVDVSLLLALLFGVLFFITVLVLFAIQAYESYRKKDYTQVDYLINGMYADSEM
- the C2H11orf24 gene encoding uncharacterized protein C11orf24 homolog isoform X2 gives rise to the protein MIRKRRETGIPLQPNNTEETNGKLEMKTNKNLVNTSNIEVPISLTQASKISGDSGVSPPLMTVKTITTFTSQLTAGTADLSGIHNNITPSSNKPAAIVPITSLVPTISPHIKESATYFHIVKSTAGSKGTGNKEPTFGPTENMTSIELLSSRSESIKGNHLVSPLSSTTNPKISVLTSSVRSRSQPASFVVETTHSPQTLETHSTVTNTSLTTARATQSLSTAHSTIINMTLTTAGATQMPSVTRPHSTVISTALTTAGATQMPSVTRPHSTVISTALTTAGATTATTKSDDKTTLIDRAKSNPVTVTPIVSTKDSETSITTQQTKTTSQLVMAPTHTTPSVLTVTSPATLPKSATVQGKDQQGLSSESIYQQVDVSLLLALLFGVLFFITVLVLFAIQAYESYRKKDYTQVDYLINGMYADSEM